The window GAGATGCCTGTCATGGACGGTATTACTGCCGTTCGTGAAATTATGGCTGCGTCTCCAACGCCTATTTTGATGTTTTCATCGTTAACGCATGATGGTGCAAGAGCTACGTTAGATGCGTTAGATGCGGGTGCTCTAGATTTCTTACCTAAGAAATTTGAAGACATCGCTCGTAACCGTGACGATGCTGTCGCATTGCTTCAACAGCGCGTGATTCAGATTGCTGCAAAGCGCGCGTTTATGCGACGGTCTCCTGTTGCGCCAAGAGCTACCGCAACAGCTACGGCGTCAACATCAGCGCCATTGCGCCAATCTATTTCAGCAACAGCCCCTGCTGCTAAACCAGCGGTTGCTTCAACCGCGAAATTTAGAGCTTCGGGTAAAAAGTATCAATTAACTGCAATTGGTACTTCTACTGGTGGGCCAGTTGCACTACAGAAAATTTTGACACGCATCCCTGCCAGCTACCCACATCCGATTGTGCTAGTGCAGCATATGCCAGCAACGTTCACCGCTGCTTTTGCTAGCCGCTTGAATACCTTGTGTAAGATTGAAGTTCGTGAAGCTCAAGACGGAGACCTGTTGAAACCTGGGGTGGCTTATCTTGCTCCAGGCGGAAAGCAAATGATGATTGATGGTCGCCCGGGTTCGGCGCGTCTGAAGATTATCGATGGTGGTGACCGAATGAACTACAAGCCTTGTGTGGATGTCACTTTTGGTTCTGCAGCTAAGATCTACGGCGATAAAGTGTTGTCTATGATACTGACCGGTATGGGTGCTGATGGTCGAGAAGGTTCTCGCATGTTAAAAACAGCGGGTTCGACCATTTGGGCGCAAGACGAAGATAGTTGTGTTGTATATGGTATGCCTCAAGCTGTAGCAAAAGCTGGCATTTCTACTGAAGACCTACCTCTAGACCGCGTTGCGGAACGGATTTTGGTCGAAGTTGGGTTAGCTTAGGTAAATCGACATGATTGTTTGGAGTGTTGCAAACCAAAAAGGTGGCGTCGGGAAAACGACAACGACAGTGACCCTAGCTGGCTTACTTGCCTTAAAGGGTCATCGTGTGTTGTTGGTTGATACTGACCCACATGCATCACTAACCACCTATCTGGGTTACGACTCAGATACGGTGGAATCGAGCCTGTTTGATCTGTTCCAGCTGCGTGAGTTTTCTACGCAAGCTGTGAGAGCGTTGACTATACAGACCGAAATTGAAGGTATCGATATTATTCCCGCACACATGTCATTGGCGACATTAGACCGTGTAATGGGAAATCGAAGTGGTATGGGCTTGATCTTAAAGCGTGCTTTAGCCGCTTTGAAAGATGACTATGACTACGTGCTTATCGATTGTCCGCCTATTCTTGGTGTGATGATGGTGAATGCGTTGGCTGCCAGTGATCGTATCTTGATTCCGGTACAGACTGAATTTTTGGCGATGAAAGGTTTAGAGCGCATGATTCGCACTCTAACCATTATGCAGAAGTCTCGCAAAACACCGTTTAAGGTGACGATTGTCCCGACGATGTACGACAAGCGAACGAAAGCATCATTGCAAACATTGACTCAGCTTAAAGATGACTATCCAAACCAAGTTTGGACATCAGCTGTGCCGATTGATACCAAGTTTCGCGATGCTAGTCTAAAACGCTTGCCAGCATCTCATTTCGCATCGGGTAGCCGTGGTGTATTTGCTTATAAACAGCTGCTTATTTATCTCGAGAGGTTAGCGATAAATGAGCGCGAATAACGAATCGACATTGACGCAACCAAGTTTATCGAGTGAACAAGCAATCGATGATTACTTTACCGCGCTGTTAGGCGATGAAAACTTTGAATCTGATGCTTTTCTTGTTGACGAGTCTAGCGACGAATCACAAACTAAAGAGCCAGAGCCAGAGCCAGAGCCAGAGCCAGAGCCAGAGCCAGAGCCAGAGCCAGAGCCAGAGCCAGAGCCAGAGCCAGAGCCAGAGCCAGAGCCAGAGCCAGAGCCAGAGCCAGAGCCAGAGCCACAATTAACGACAAGTCATTATTCAAGCTACGCCGAAATACGCGCTGCAGAATTTGAAGTGCCGAATCTTGAGGATGTTCAGAAACTTCTGAGTCGTTTAGAAGCCACTAATGTTGTCGATGAGCTGAATCTAGATGAGTTGATGGATCGGAACACACAGCAAATTGCTCAGCAGGCAGACATGCAAATGTTTGACGCTGCAGTCGAGTCTGTTCAAGTGTCTGTAGATCCTGAAATTCAAGATTGGGATCTTCCAGAACCAGAATTAGCCGTTGAAAATGAACTGCTCGCCGAAGCGGTCGAAACTGAAGTGGTCGAAACGGAAGCGCACGTAACTGAGCACATTGAAGTTAAGGCTACTGAACCCGATCTTGAATATCCTCAAATTGAGCCAGTTACCGATCTTGAAACCCAAGCCGGTGGAGCTGATCAGTTTACATCATGGGAAACGACGGCTAGAACTGAAGATTTTCAAGTGCTGTATTTTGATGTCAACGGTGTGACGTTTGCTGTGCCACTTGATGAGCTCGGGGGTATTCATCGCCTTGAAGAGTTAAGTCATATTATTGGCAAACCTGCTTGGTATCTGGGGCTACAAACTAATCGAGATAGTAAGCTAGACGTGGTTGATACCGCCAAATGGGTGATGCCTGAAAAGCTATTATGTGATGATTATAAAGAGAATTATCAATACATAGTCATGCTTGGCGAAAGCTTATGGGGGCTTGCGAGTACAGAGCTTAAAGGTACCGAGCTGCTTAATACAGATAAAGTACGCTGGCGAGAAACGGCAGGGAAACGGCCATGGCTCGCTGGTATGGTAAAAGAAAAAATGTGTGCTTTGATCCATGTTGAAGCATTAACCGCCATGCTAAATGCAGGGCTAGACGTAAAAGCATTGGGCTAGTACTACGATTGGTACAATATAAGCATCAAGTTAACAACAGTGGTCGGTAACGACGGCAAGAGGATTATCTATGTCTCATATGAGTGAAGTTGAAGTAAGAAAAGATCAAACAAATGATGAAGTACTTCAATGGGTGACATTTCAATTAGAAGAAGAAACTTACGGCATCAATGTAATGCAAGTACGTGAAGTATTGCGTTACAGCGAGATTGCTCCAGTACCGGGTGCTCCAGACTACGTTTTAGGTATTATCAACCTGCGTGGTAACGTTGTTACTGTTATTGACACTCGTTCTCGTTTTGGATTGATGCAAGGTGAAATCACAGATAACACACGCATTATCGTTATTGAGTCTGAGCGTCAAGTTATTGGCATTTTAGTAGATAGCGTTGCTGAAGTTGTTTACCTGCGTTCTTCTGAGATCGACACGACACCAAGTGTTGGTACTGATGAAAGTGCTAAGTTCATCCAAGGTGTTAGTAACCGTGATGGTAAGCTTCTTATCTTAGTCGATCTGAACAAGCTGTTAAGTGAAGACGAATGGGATGAGATGGCTCACCTGTAATGTTTGAAGCGCTTCCTTTAAACCCTATTGCTCTGATAGTCGGAGTTGGGGTTTTTACGTTATTCATCGTGATTTTGATTAGCAAAGTAAAAAGTGCAATTCAAAAGCAGATCGATACGTCACGCCTGCAAGTTCGTAACTTGGATAAA is drawn from Vibrio sp. SNU_ST1 and contains these coding sequences:
- a CDS encoding chemotaxis response regulator protein-glutamate methylesterase, with product MAIKVLVVDDSSFFRRRVSEIINSEARLEVIDVAVNGKEAVEKAKKLRPDVITMDIEMPVMDGITAVREIMAASPTPILMFSSLTHDGARATLDALDAGALDFLPKKFEDIARNRDDAVALLQQRVIQIAAKRAFMRRSPVAPRATATATASTSAPLRQSISATAPAAKPAVASTAKFRASGKKYQLTAIGTSTGGPVALQKILTRIPASYPHPIVLVQHMPATFTAAFASRLNTLCKIEVREAQDGDLLKPGVAYLAPGGKQMMIDGRPGSARLKIIDGGDRMNYKPCVDVTFGSAAKIYGDKVLSMILTGMGADGREGSRMLKTAGSTIWAQDEDSCVVYGMPQAVAKAGISTEDLPLDRVAERILVEVGLA
- a CDS encoding ParA family protein; the protein is MIVWSVANQKGGVGKTTTTVTLAGLLALKGHRVLLVDTDPHASLTTYLGYDSDTVESSLFDLFQLREFSTQAVRALTIQTEIEGIDIIPAHMSLATLDRVMGNRSGMGLILKRALAALKDDYDYVLIDCPPILGVMMVNALAASDRILIPVQTEFLAMKGLERMIRTLTIMQKSRKTPFKVTIVPTMYDKRTKASLQTLTQLKDDYPNQVWTSAVPIDTKFRDASLKRLPASHFASGSRGVFAYKQLLIYLERLAINERE
- a CDS encoding chemotaxis protein CheW, with amino-acid sequence MSANNESTLTQPSLSSEQAIDDYFTALLGDENFESDAFLVDESSDESQTKEPEPEPEPEPEPEPEPEPEPEPEPEPEPEPEPEPEPEPEPEPQLTTSHYSSYAEIRAAEFEVPNLEDVQKLLSRLEATNVVDELNLDELMDRNTQQIAQQADMQMFDAAVESVQVSVDPEIQDWDLPEPELAVENELLAEAVETEVVETEAHVTEHIEVKATEPDLEYPQIEPVTDLETQAGGADQFTSWETTARTEDFQVLYFDVNGVTFAVPLDELGGIHRLEELSHIIGKPAWYLGLQTNRDSKLDVVDTAKWVMPEKLLCDDYKENYQYIVMLGESLWGLASTELKGTELLNTDKVRWRETAGKRPWLAGMVKEKMCALIHVEALTAMLNAGLDVKALG
- a CDS encoding chemotaxis protein CheW, with translation MSHMSEVEVRKDQTNDEVLQWVTFQLEEETYGINVMQVREVLRYSEIAPVPGAPDYVLGIINLRGNVVTVIDTRSRFGLMQGEITDNTRIIVIESERQVIGILVDSVAEVVYLRSSEIDTTPSVGTDESAKFIQGVSNRDGKLLILVDLNKLLSEDEWDEMAHL